One genomic window of Candidatus Pseudobacter hemicellulosilyticus includes the following:
- the fbp gene encoding class 1 fructose-bisphosphatase: MSIVNRQVLTLDEFTIQQLRDFPHATGELSGLLRDIGLAAKRVNVEVNKAGLVDILGDAGAINVQGEDVKKLDIFANNQFTGVLQHGISCAGIASEELDDFVAFQDGVSTNSKYVCLYDPLDGSGNIDVNVSIGTIFSVYRRVTPIGTPVTAEDFLQPGRKQVAAGYMVYGSSTMLVYATRRGVNGFTLDPSIGEFCLSHPNMKCPEFGKFYSVNHGNFFQYDKRVQHYIDQCQRKNKDNGGPYTQRYIGSMVADVHRNLIKGGIFMYPGTTDKPNGKLRLLYECNPFAFILEVAGGKATNGEQRILDVQPTELHQRSPLFIGSKGMMDELEQCLLT, from the coding sequence ATGAGTATTGTGAACAGACAAGTTCTGACCCTGGATGAATTTACTATTCAGCAACTCCGTGATTTTCCCCATGCCACCGGTGAACTGAGTGGTCTGCTGCGCGATATCGGGTTAGCTGCTAAAAGAGTGAATGTGGAAGTGAACAAAGCAGGGCTGGTGGATATCCTGGGTGATGCCGGCGCCATCAACGTGCAGGGGGAAGATGTGAAGAAGCTGGATATTTTTGCCAATAACCAGTTCACAGGCGTCCTGCAGCATGGTATCAGCTGTGCAGGTATCGCCAGCGAGGAACTGGATGATTTTGTGGCTTTCCAGGACGGGGTCAGCACCAATTCAAAATACGTCTGTCTTTACGATCCGCTGGACGGCAGCGGCAATATTGATGTCAATGTCTCCATTGGAACTATATTTAGTGTGTACAGGAGGGTTACACCCATTGGTACGCCGGTAACGGCGGAGGATTTCCTGCAACCCGGCAGGAAGCAGGTAGCCGCCGGTTATATGGTGTATGGTTCGTCCACCATGCTGGTCTACGCCACACGCAGGGGCGTGAACGGCTTTACGCTGGATCCTTCTATCGGCGAGTTCTGTCTCAGCCATCCCAATATGAAATGCCCTGAATTCGGCAAGTTCTATTCCGTGAACCACGGCAATTTTTTCCAGTACGATAAACGGGTACAGCATTATATTGACCAGTGCCAGAGAAAGAACAAGGACAATGGCGGTCCCTATACCCAGCGCTATATCGGCAGTATGGTGGCGGATGTACACCGTAACCTCATCAAGGGCGGCATCTTTATGTATCCCGGCACCACCGACAAGCCCAATGGCAAACTCCGTCTCCTCTACGAGTGCAATCCCTTTGCCTTCATCCTGGAAGTGGCCGGCGGCAAAGCTACCAACGGCGAGCAGCGCATCCTGGACGTGCAGCCCACCGAACTTCACCAGCGCAGCCCGCTGTTCATCGGCAGCAAAGGCATGATGGATGAACTGGAGCAGTGTTTGCTGACATAA